One window of Phocoena phocoena chromosome 13, mPhoPho1.1, whole genome shotgun sequence genomic DNA carries:
- the LOC136132491 gene encoding serpin B3-like — MSSLGEGITHFAVDLYQQIRQSNKENIFYSPLSIMSAFGMTSLGARGHTASEIQKVLHVNEIAENTEGGGVIKDPVEKPGNIHHQFQNLLTEFKKPTDAYELNVANRLYGEKTVQFLQAYVDNVEKFYLASVESADFVSAAEESRKMINSWVESQTNKKIKNLLPSGSVDKSTVLVLLNAVYFKGKWHEEFKKEDTGEKQFWLNKDTSKPVQMMKQTNLFNFTSPEDMQVKILEIPYKGQELSMFLLLPNDVDGLQQLEDQLTAEKLIEWTNPQNMNQREIELHLPQFKVEETYDLKPMLKALGMVDAFTAGKADFSGMSKIRELMVSKVFHKSFVEVNEEGTEAAAVTGAVMVTTSAVLPDSFHCDHPFLFLIKHKKTNSLLFYGRVSSPEM, encoded by the exons ATGAGTTCACTCGGGGAAGGAATCACCCACTTTGCAGTCGACCTGTACCAACAGATCAGACAATCAAACAAGGAAAATATCTTCTATTCCCCTTTGAGTATCATGTCCGCCTTTGGCATGACTTCCTTGGGGGCCCGAGGACACACCGCATCAGAAATCCAGAAG GTCCTGCACGTGAATGAAATTGCAGAGAACACAGAAGGAGGAGGAGTTATAAAAGATCCC GTTGAAAAGCCAGGAAATATTCATCATCAATTTCAAAACCTTCTGACTGAGTTTAAGAAACCCACTGATGCCTATGAGCTGAACGTAGCCAACAGGCTGTATGGAGAAAAGACTGTTCAGTTTCTTCAG GCGTACGTGGATAATGTTGAGAAATTTTACCTAGCCAGTGTGGAGTCTGCTGATTTTGTCAGTGCTGCAGAAGAAAGTCGGAAGATGATTAATTCCTGGGTGGAAAGCCAGACTAACA aaAAAATCAAGAATCTCCTTCCCAGCGGATCTGTTGATAAATCTACCGTTCTGGTTCTGCTAAACGCAGTCTATTTCAAAGGGAAGTGGCACGAGGAATTTAAGAAAGAAGATACTGGGGAGAAACAATTTTGGCTGAACAAG GATACAAGCAAACCTGTGCAGATGATGAAACAAACCAACCTTTTCAATTTCACGTCACCGGAGGACATGCAAGTCAAGATCCTGGAAATACCGTACAAAGGCCAAGAGCTAAGCATGTTTCTGCTGCTGCCCAATGACGTGGATGGTCTGCAGCAG CTTGAAGATCAGCTCACTGCTGAGAAGTTAATAGAGTGGACGAACCCACAGAATATGAACCAGCGTGAAATAGAGTTACACCTACCTCAGTTCAAAGTGGAGGAGACCTATGACCTCAAGCCCATGCTGAAAGCCCTGGGGATGGTGGACGCCTTCACTGCTGGGAAAGCCGACTTCTCAGGCATGAGCAAGATACGAGAGCTGATGGTGTCGAAAGTCTTCCACAAGTCCTTCGTGGAGGTGAATGAGGAGGGTACAGAGGCTGCAGCTGTGACTGGAGCAGTAATGGTTACAACATCAGCAGTACTTCCAGACAGTTTCCACTGTGACCACCCTTTCCTGTTCCTCATCAAGCACAAAAAGACCAACAGCCTCCTCTTCTATGGCAGAGTCTCTTCCCCTGAGATGTGA